The genome window AATCGTAGGCAAAGGACAGCTCAGAGTGATAAAAAGCAAATGCTGAGCCTTTCGAATCATAAGACACAGGCACTTCGACGATATCTCCTGGTTTGCCAGATACTTCTCCGATATGAATGACAGGATCTACACTGGCCTGTGCCTGAGGAAGCCACGAAAAGATCATGGAAACCGTGAGCAGCATAGTCAGAAGCGCCTTCATGGATCGTTTGGATTTTACAGAAATTAAATACCCCTTTTGGTTTGGCAAGATAGTCACTCCCTTCTAATATTATGAATTAATTCCCAAGTAAACGCCCATAATCAGCGCTGAATCCTTCGCATCGAGTACACCATCATCATTCATGTCCAACGCTTCAATCTGACCAGGTGTTAATGTAATTAAGCCTTTAATATATTTATTGACCAATAACGCATCGGCTGGTGTAATTACGCCATCTCCATTGGCATCCCCTTTGATTCGAAGCATGATCGTTACATCCGCGCTATCAGAAAAAACAACTCCATTCTTGGCCTGCCAACCAAATGAAGTCTTAAAACCAGTAAAAGTAGAAGGTGGAATAAAACTCAACGTACTTAATTCAGCTACAGGAATAATCTGATTAGCCACCACATCAACGCCATTCAACTGTAATTTACCGCTGTCAGGCAGAGATGTGATACGAATATCCGTTATAAGCAGGTTCCCTGGATCTGCATAATTACTGTCAAAATCTGTGGATGTAAAAGTGATTGGGAGCCCATTTACAACCGTTTTGGCAAATGTACCTACAACCGGTTTAGGGGTATTATCCTGACTCAGAACTAGAGGACGAGCAGAAGTACCGTCTGCACTGAATACGACAATCCGGTCTCTCGCAGTATCTGCCATATACACTTCGCCTTCCGGATCAACACTGATCTGGTTTTTAATGTCAATCGGGTACATCTCCGTTCCGCTAAACCAGTTACCCAGGATAGGAGTATTAGGGCCTTCATAATCAGTCCGCATAATTTTATTCTCGCTCACAACGTACAAACGTTTGTTTACCAAATCCAGTGTCAGATTTGCAAGCTTGTCAGTTGTATTCTGTATACTAAGTAAAGGGGGCATAAATATACCATGACTATGGGTATACCCATAATTTTGTCCAGCCTCGTTAATACCGGAGATTGCACTGGAATATTCATTTAAAGCACCAACATTTCCACCTACCGAGTTTTCCAGGTAACCATAGGCAAATTTAGTGTTTTTCTGTG of Paenibacillus sp. FSL R5-0517 contains these proteins:
- a CDS encoding dockerin type I domain-containing protein; amino-acid sequence: MSLHTKRGARVNRKRWSVLALVITLLISVGFPSSSAMAATEPLSLNRPTDIKLYKTADGETEMLIADSGNNRVIRATPEGEVLSTIEVNQVTAVTMGNDGLIYAAESGAALQIHVFNPDGTENAPPIELKNKQWMSLGQVEGQQWYIRNVIRFKQFNKEAIAVIYNQISVANDATQKNTKFAYGYLENSVGGNVGALNEYSSAISGINEAGQNYGYTHSHGIFMPPLLSIQNTTDKLANLTLDLVNKRLYVVSENKIMRTDYEGPNTPILGNWFSGTEMYPIDIKNQISVDPEGEVYMADTARDRIVVFSADGTSARPLVLSQDNTPKPVVGTFAKTVVNGLPITFTSTDFDSNYADPGNLLITDIRITSLPDSGKLQLNGVDVVANQIIPVAELSTLSFIPPSTFTGFKTSFGWQAKNGVVFSDSADVTIMLRIKGDANGDGVITPADALLVNKYIKGLITLTPGQIEALDMNDDGVLDAKDSALIMGVYLGINS